The Diaminobutyricimonas aerilata nucleotide sequence TGCGGTCCTCGACGACCTCGACGGTCACGCGGATGAGCTGCAGCGTCTGCTGCAGGCTCACCGAACGCAGCAGCTCGCGGGGCGCCGCGCCGAACACGTCGGCCGCGATCCACGGGGTGGACTTCGGGTCGTCGTACCAGGAGATGAACGAGGTGATGCCGGCCTGGGCGACGAGGCCCACGGCGGAGCGCCGTCCCGGCGGCATGTCGCCGTACCAGGGGAGGGTCTCGTCGAGCCGCTTCAGGGTCGCGGTCGCGAGCTCACCCGAGAGTGTGCGCAGCCACGCGAGCGTCTGCTGCTTGGTGCGGGGCGCGGCCAACGGTCACCGCGCCCGTTCGCCGGTGGCGGTCATGTCAGCTCTCGCCGCCGGCCGATCCGGTCGTTCCCGCGGTGACATCGTGCAGCCGGTACTTCTCGATGGCCTGCCGGACGACCGCGGGGTCGATCTTGCCCTGACGAGCGAGACCCTGCAGCGTGCGCACCACGATCGACGGGCCGTCGATCGTGAAGAAGCGACGGGCGGCGGGCCGCGTGTCGGAGAAGCCGAAGCCGTCGGCGCCGAGCGTGTAGTAGTCGCCCGGAACCCACGCGCGGATCTGATCGGGCACCGCGTTCATGAAGTCCGACACCGCGATGAACGGACCCTCGTGGCCGTTGAGCTTCGCCGTGACGTACGGCACAGCCTGCTCGGCGTCCGGGTTCATGAAGTTGTGGTGGTCCGCTGCGACACCGTCGCGACGCAGCTCGTTCCACGACGTGACGCTCCACACCTCGGCGGCCACGCCCCAGTCGTTCGCGAGCAGCTCCTGCGCCTCGAACGCCCACGGCACGCCCACACCCGAGGCGAGCAGCTGAGCACGCGGACCCTCGGTGATGGGGTTGCGCAGCTTGTAGATGCCGCGCAGCAGCCCGTCGACGTCGAGGTTCTCGGGCTCGGCCGGCTGCACGAGCGGCTCGTTGTAGACCGTGATGTAGTACATGACGTTCGGGTCGGGGTGCTGTCCCCCGTACATCCGCTCGATGCCGGCGCGCACGATGTGCCCGATCTCGTAGCCGAACGCCGGGTCGTAGGTCACGACGGCCGGGTTCGTCGAGGCGAGCAGCGGCGAGTGGCCGTCGGCGTGCTGGAGGCCCTCGCCGGTCAGCGTCGTGCGTCCCGCGGTCGCGCCGATGATGAAGCCGCGGGCCATCTGGTCACCCGCCGCCCACATGGCGTCGCCGGTGCGCTGGAAGCCGAACATCGAGTAGAAGACGTACACCGGGATGAGCGGCTCACCCTGCGTGGCATAGGCGGTGCCCGCGGCGGTGAAGGCGGCGAACGCACCGGCCTCGTTGATGCCGACGTGCACGATCTGGCCCTGCGGGCTCTCCTTGTAGGCGAGCAGCAGTTCGCGGTCGACGCTCGTGTAGGTCTGCCCGTTCGGGTTGTAGATCTTCGACGTCGGGAAGTACGCGTCCATGCCGAACGTGCGCGCCTCGTCGGGGATGATCGGCACGATGCGGTGGCCGAAGTCCTTCGAGCGCAGCAGGTCCTTCAGCAGGCGGGCGAACGCCATCGTCGTGGCGACCTCCTGCTTGCCGGAGCCCTTCTTGACGATGTCGTACGTCGTCGGTTCGGGGAGCGAGATCTGCGTGAACCGCGAGCGGCGCTCCGGCACGTAGCCGCCGAGCTCGCGGCGGCGCTCCTGCAGGTACTGGATCGCCTCGTCGTTCTCACCGGGGTGGTAGTACGGCGGCAGGTACGGGTTCTCCTCGAGCTGGGCATCCGTGATCGGGATGCGCATCTCGTCACGGAACTGCTTGAGGTTGTCGAGCGTGAGCTTCTTCATCTGATGGGTCGCGTTGCGCCCCTCGAAGCTCGGGCCGAGGCCGTAGCCCTTGACCGTCTTGGCGAGGATGACCGTCGGCTGGCCCTTGTGCTCGCTCGCCGCCTTGAACGCCGCGTAGACCTTGCGGTAGTCGTGTCCGCCACGCTTGAGGTTCCAGAGCTGCTCGTCGCTGTAATCCTTGACGAGCTCGAGCGTGCGGGGGTCGCGACCGAAGAAGTTCTCGCGCACGTAGGCGCCCGACTCCGCCTTGTAGGTCTGGTAGTCGCCGTCCGGCGTGCGGTTCATCAGGTCGACGAGCGCGCCCTCGGTGTCTCGGGCGAGCAGTTCATCCCACTCGCGGCCCCAGACGACCTTGATGACGTTCCAGCCGGCACCGCGGAAGAAGCTCTCGAGCTCCTGGATGATCTTGCCGTTGCCGCGCACGGGACCGTCGAGTCGCTGCAGGTTGCAGTTGATGACGAAGTTCAGGTTGTCGAGGTTCTCGTTGGCGGCCCACTGCAGGGCTCCGCGGCTCTCGACCTCGTCCATCTCGCCGTCGCCGAGGAACGCCCAGACCTGCTGGTCGGTCGCGTCCTTGATCCCACGGTTGCTGAGGTAGCGGTTGCTCTGCGCCTGGTAGATCGCGTTGATCGGTCCGAGACCCATCGAGACCGTGGGGAACTGCCAGAAGTCCGGCATGAGACGCGGGTGCGGGTAGGAGCTCAGCCCACCGTTGGGGTGCGACTTCTCCTGGCGGAACCCGTCGAGCTGCTCGGTGCTCAGCCGGCCCTCGAGGAAGGCGCGGGCGTACATGCCGGGGGAGGCGTGGCCCTGGTAGAAGACCTGGTCACCGCCGCCGGGGGCGTTCTGACCGCGGAAGAACCAGTTGTGGCCGACCTCGTAGAGGGCGGCGGAGGAGGCGTAGGTGGAGATGTGACCGCCGACGGCGATCCCGGGCCGCTGTGAGCGGTGCACCGTGATGGCGGCGTTCCAGCGGATCCACGCGCGGTATCGGCGCTCGAGCTCCTCGTTACCGGGGAACTGCGGCTCGTCCTCGGGCGCGATCGTGTTGACGTAGTCCGTGGTGGGAACCATGGGCACACCGAGGTGCAGCTGCTTCGAGCGCTTCAGCAGGCTGAGCATGATCTCGCGCGCCCGCTCGTGGCCACGTTCGGCGACGAGCGCGTCGAGCGACTCCTGCCACTCCGCGGTCTCTTCCGGGTCCATGTCGGTGCTGTTCACCGAGTACGGGTCCTGGTCGTTCACCGTCACCGTTGACCTCTTCCTGGTTCGACAGATCGTGCCCGCCCCGCAGCACGGAACCGGGTTGCGATTCAGGTGGGGGTGGACTGGCTGAACGAGTCTACTGCGCACATCCTGCGCCCTAGGCTCGCCCAGAGAGCGAGCGTAGTATGGCCCGTCGCCGGTCGTGCGCCGGACGGAAGGGAACGACAACATGGCTCTGGAGAACGACACCCGGGCTCCCGACTTCGAGCTGCCCAATCAGTACGGCGAGCACATCCGCCTCTCGGAGTTCCGCGGACGCAAGCCGGTGGCTCTCGTCTTCTTCCCGCTCGCGTTCTCGAGCACCTGCACGAGCGAGCTGTGCACGCTGCGCGACAACATCGAGCTCTTCAAGCACAGCGACGTGGAGCTCATGGGCATCTCCGTCGACTCGAAGGCCACCTTGCGGGCGTGGGCCGACCGGGAGGGCTACGACTTCACCCTGCTCGCCGACTTCTGGCCGCACGGGGCCGTCGCGAAGGAGTACGGCGTCTTCCTCGACCACAAGGGCTTCGCGAACCGGGCGACGTTCGTGATCGACGCCCAGGGGATGATCCGGGCGAGCTTCATCACCCAGCCCGGCGAGGCGCGCTCGATCGAGGCCTATCAGGCCGCGATCCGCGACGTCGTCGGCGTACCGGCCTGACGAACGGCGCCCGCGCCGCTAACATCGACACGTCGGCACCCACCGACCGCAGGGGCCTTTAGCTCAGTTGGTAGAGCGCCACGTTTACACCGTGGATGTCATCGGTTCGAGCCCGGTAGGGCCCACTTCGGAAACGGTTGATCAGCTCCGCATCCCCGGGAGTCGGGGGGATAACCCGATGGTGCGGCGCGTCGGGAGCGAGCAGAGTGAGGGTATGAGCACCCTCATCAGGCCCAGGAACGGACGCATGATCGCCGGAGTCTGCGCCGCACTCGCCAACCGCTTCGGCTGGAGTGTCACCACGGTCAGACTGCTGGCGGTGCTGAGCTTCCTGATCCCCGGATCCCAGCTGATCGTCTACGCCGTGCTCTGGATCGTCATCCCGTCCGAGGTCTGACCCGCCGCGCTCGGTAGACGGGGCCGACCTGGGCCCGCCCCTCGGCCGGGTGTCGTTCAGCGACGTCGCCGCAGGTAGGTCTCGACGGCGAGTACTGCTGATGTCGGTACCAGCGGGATCGTCCCGAGAGCTTCGACGGGTACCCACGTCGGCTCGTAGCGGTTGCGGGGAGACATGCGATCCAGCTCCGGTCCTCCGAGCGACACCGCACGTGAATCGACCGCCACGGCGAAGTACGCGACAGGGGCATGCGGGTCCACGGGAACGTCGATAAATTCGCCGATCTCTCCGCGCAGACCGGTTTCCTCGAGCAGTTCACGCCGGCACGCAGCGCGAAGCGTCTCCCCGTCCTCGACTCCGCCCCCAGGGAGGACGAGATAGTGGCGCCCGGCCTTTTGTCGCGACACCACGAGGAGTCGGCCGTCGAGGATGGCCACCGCGGCTGACCTGATTCGCACGAACCCACCCAATCACGGGTCCCCACACACATGGGATGAGATCGTCCGCCTTTCCACGCCCCCGGATGAGGGACTCTCGTTTCATGGGCGAAATCGGGTAGCGTGTAAGGAGCTTGACCCGACAAGCAATGGAGCGACGCGGTGGAGATCATCCCGCCTGACGACCGGCGGTATGCCGCCGGCCCGGACCCGCTGGTCGAGCGCGCCGACGGCGCGCGAAGCCAAGTGCTGCACAGCCGCCGTCCGATGGAGGTCCGACCGGCTTCGACCACCGCTCGCGATCTGCGGCGGGTGAAGGTCCGCGAGTTCCGGGTGATCACGTCGCACAGCGCCGACGAGATCCTCGAGCGCATCAGCGTCGTCCTCGGCGACGCGGAGTTCGAGACCGTCGGTGCTCCCGCCTCACCGCTCGACTCCTGGGCGCCTGTGGTCGAGGAGTTCCGCGCGGGAAAGCACCACTGGGCCGGCTCGTGGGCCGTTCAGGTGTTCCTGCTCGATCGCGGCCGGCAGCGCGAACTCGTCATCATGGCGCTCGGCGACGGCATCGTCCGCCGGATGGGTCTGTGGCCGTGGAGGACGGTGTCGCTCACCCGGAGCCTGGCGGTGGCTCGAGCCGCCGCCATCGAGGTCGTGTGAGCGCTGACCCGGTTCCCGCCCGGCGAGGCGGATCGCGAGGCGCACGCTCGGTCACCTGGGCGTCCGCCGCCGGCCTGACGGCAGGAATCGTCGGCCTCGTGGCGCTCCGCCTCTACCTCAACTCTGGAGGCGCCGAACTCAGCAGCCTGGACGAGGACGGCCCGCATTGGCCGCTGTTCGCCCTGTGCTTAGCGGGAAGCCTCACGCTGACCTGTTTCGTCGTGCTCGTGACGATGGTCGCGGTGACCGCATCCGAGGCGCAGCGCTCCGACGCCGGAAGCCGGTCAGGCGGGCAGTGACGCCTCGATGAGTCCGACGATCTCGGGGGCGTCCGGCTCCGTGGCCGGTCGGAAGCGGTGGATCGCGCCGTCGGGGGTGATCACGAACTTCTCGAAGTTCCACTTGACCTTGCCGGCCTTGCCGTCCGCATCCGGTGTCTTCGTGAGTTCCGCATAGAGCGGATGCTGGTGCCGCCCGTTGACCTTCACCTTCTCGAACATCGGGAACGTCACCCCCCACGTCGCCGAGCAGTACTCCTCGATCGCCTCTTCGGTCGCGAGCTCCTGAAGGAACTGGTTGCTCGGGAAGCCGAGCACCGTGAATCCGCGGTCGCCGTAGGTGCGCTGCAGGTGCTCGAGCTTCTCGTACTGCGGAGCGAGACCGCAGCGGGACGCGACGTTGACCACGAGCTTGACCTTGCCCGTGAAGGCGGCGAGCGAGGTCGCCTCGCCGCGGATGGTGGTGAGGGGGATCGATTCGAGTTCCATGGCCCGCCCATCATCGTCCCGTTCGTCGGGTGCCGACTGACGCGTCCCCGTATCTCTCGTCAACCGGTCAGGCGAGCCGCCCGCGTGCGTCATCCCTTCTCGGCCCCGACCAGCCCGCGCACGAAGTACTTCTGCAGGAAGAGGTAGGCCACCACGACGGGCACGACGGCGATGAGTGAGGCCGCCGTCGCGGCCGGGAGGTTGCTCGACTGGATGGAGAAGAACGACGCGATCGCCGGTGCGATCGTCTGCGTCTCGGGTGTGGAGAGGATGTAGCCCGAGAGCGCGTACTCGTTCCACACGCCGACGCCGGTGATGATCCCGACGGTCGCCGTGACCGGCTTGAGCATCGGGATGACGACGTAGGCGAGCGTCTGGAAGAGGTTCGCACCGTCGATCCGCGCCGCCTCCTCGACCGAGACCGGCAACGATCGCATGAACGAGCTGTAGAGGAAGATCGCCAGCGGCAGGTTCGTCGCGATCATCACGAGGATGACGCCCCAGTAGGTGTTGAGCGCGCGCATGTCGGCGAGCATCGAGTACAGCGGCACCAGGATGCTGAGCGCGGGCACCATCATGAGCCCGACGTTCACGGCGAGGATCCCCGAGTTGAAGCGCGAGCGGCGCCGCGCGAGCGGGTACGCCGCGATCGCCCCGAGCAGGCACACGAACAGCGTCGACACCCCGGCGACGAGAACGGAATTGCCCATCGCCCGCAGGATGCCGCCGTCGGTGACGGCCTGCACGAAGTTGCTCCACACGAGGTTCGTCGTCGGAAGACTCCACTGCGGGGAGAGGTCGGTCTTCGCCTTGAGGGAGGTCGTGATCGCCACGTAGAACGGCACGAGCTGGAGCACCACGATCAGGAGCACGAACGCGGCGACGAGCAGATCCGCGGCGCGTCCCGAGAACGCGGACGGCGCCGGGCGCGAGGCGGCCGTACTCATTGCTGCTCCAATCGACGACGGTTGAGGGCGGCGTTCGCGATCACGGTGAGCACCGCGATGATGGCGAAGAGTGCGACCCCCATCGCCGCCGAGTAGCCGGCGGCCTGATTGGCGAAGTAGGTCGTGCCGATGAGGGTCGACACCGAGCTCGTCGAGGTGCCCGGTCCGCCGCCGGTCAGCACCTGGATGACGTCGAAGAGCTTCAGGCCGCCGATCAGGTTCAGGATGACGCTCGTGGCGAAGGCGGGCTGCAGCAGGGGGAGGGTGACCGACCAGAACCGCTGCCAGGCGTTGGCTCCGTCGAGCATCGCCGCCTCGGTGTACTCGGGCGCGATGGCCTGGAGTCCGGCGAGGTAGATGATCATCGACGTTCCGACGAACTGCACGGAGTTGACCAGGACGATCGTCGTGATGCCGCCGGCCGCCGTGCTCAGCCACGCCTGCCGCTGCCCCCCGAGTGCGACGACGAGGTCGTTGAGCGCTCCGTTGTCGTATTGGAAGAGCAGGTAGTAGAAGGTGCCCATCACGATGGGGGAGACGAGCACCGGGAGGTAGATGATCGCGCGAGCCACGTTGCGCCCGCGCAGTCGGCGGTCGAGGGCGAGCGCGAGTCCGAGGCCGATCACCTGCTGGATCGCGGTGCTGCCGATGCCGTAGATGAACGTGTTGCCGAGCACCGAGCGGAAGGTGTCGTCGGTGAGCAGGCGCACGTAGTTCTCCGCTGCCACCCAGGCCCGCTGGGGGCTGTACCCGTCCCAGTCGGTGAATGAGAGGGCCACCCCGCTGATGAGCGGGTAGACCGTGAACACCGCGAAGAGCACGAGCGCGGGCAGGTAGAGCAGGTTGATGCTCGCGCCGCGGAACCGCGACGCACGCCGGTGCGTGCGCCGCGATCCGAGAGCGGTCTGCTGCTCGACGGCACGGACCGTCACGGTGTCCTCCGCCGGATCGCAGAGTCGAGGGCCGTCATCCGCCCGTCACTCGGCTTCCTTGTAGAGGGTCGCGAAATCATCCGCGACCTTCTTCGTGCTGTCGGCCGGCGACGACTGACCCGCGATGACACTGTCCGCGGTCGTCACGACCGTGTTCCACATCCCGTTCGGCAGGTACGCGCGGTCGAAGAAGGGGCGCAGCGGCACGGTGCCCGGTTCGACCCACTTCTCGTAGCTGGGCTGCAGCACGCCGAGGTCCGCCTCCACGTTGGTCAGGCCCGGGATGCTGCCGGTCGCCTGGGCGAGGGCAGCATCGTTCTCGGGCTGGGCGAGGTAGGCGAGGTACTCCTTCGCCTCGTCGAGGTGGTCGCCGTCGCGCGCGGCACCGAACGCGGTGTTCTCGCCGCCGATGAGGTAGGACTCCGTGCCGTTCATGGCCGGCACGGGAACGAACGCGAGTCGCGCCCCGGGTGCGTACGACAGCGCTTGCGTGACGAGCACGTTGCTGCTCAACGCGAAGGCGGCCCTGTCTTGAGCGAGGGACCGGGCCATGTCGTCGCCGGTGGCGGAGGAGTAGTCGGGATTGATCCATCCTTTGGAGCGGAAGGTCTCGAGCACCGCGAGGATCTTCTCGTAGCCGTCCGCGTCGAACTCGCCCTTCTCGAACGAGGCGAGCTGGTCTTCGTCGAACGCCCCGGGGGCGAGCCAGTCGACCACGTTGCCGGCCGAACCGTCCTTCGACCCCGCGAGGGTGAGTGGCACGGCGCCCGTGGCGGCC carries:
- a CDS encoding peroxiredoxin, translated to MALENDTRAPDFELPNQYGEHIRLSEFRGRKPVALVFFPLAFSSTCTSELCTLRDNIELFKHSDVELMGISVDSKATLRAWADREGYDFTLLADFWPHGAVAKEYGVFLDHKGFANRATFVIDAQGMIRASFITQPGEARSIEAYQAAIRDVVGVPA
- the aceE gene encoding pyruvate dehydrogenase (acetyl-transferring), homodimeric type; the protein is MTVNDQDPYSVNSTDMDPEETAEWQESLDALVAERGHERAREIMLSLLKRSKQLHLGVPMVPTTDYVNTIAPEDEPQFPGNEELERRYRAWIRWNAAITVHRSQRPGIAVGGHISTYASSAALYEVGHNWFFRGQNAPGGGDQVFYQGHASPGMYARAFLEGRLSTEQLDGFRQEKSHPNGGLSSYPHPRLMPDFWQFPTVSMGLGPINAIYQAQSNRYLSNRGIKDATDQQVWAFLGDGEMDEVESRGALQWAANENLDNLNFVINCNLQRLDGPVRGNGKIIQELESFFRGAGWNVIKVVWGREWDELLARDTEGALVDLMNRTPDGDYQTYKAESGAYVRENFFGRDPRTLELVKDYSDEQLWNLKRGGHDYRKVYAAFKAASEHKGQPTVILAKTVKGYGLGPSFEGRNATHQMKKLTLDNLKQFRDEMRIPITDAQLEENPYLPPYYHPGENDEAIQYLQERRRELGGYVPERRSRFTQISLPEPTTYDIVKKGSGKQEVATTMAFARLLKDLLRSKDFGHRIVPIIPDEARTFGMDAYFPTSKIYNPNGQTYTSVDRELLLAYKESPQGQIVHVGINEAGAFAAFTAAGTAYATQGEPLIPVYVFYSMFGFQRTGDAMWAAGDQMARGFIIGATAGRTTLTGEGLQHADGHSPLLASTNPAVVTYDPAFGYEIGHIVRAGIERMYGGQHPDPNVMYYITVYNEPLVQPAEPENLDVDGLLRGIYKLRNPITEGPRAQLLASGVGVPWAFEAQELLANDWGVAAEVWSVTSWNELRRDGVAADHHNFMNPDAEQAVPYVTAKLNGHEGPFIAVSDFMNAVPDQIRAWVPGDYYTLGADGFGFSDTRPAARRFFTIDGPSIVVRTLQGLARQGKIDPAVVRQAIEKYRLHDVTAGTTGSAGGES
- a CDS encoding glutathione peroxidase — its product is MELESIPLTTIRGEATSLAAFTGKVKLVVNVASRCGLAPQYEKLEHLQRTYGDRGFTVLGFPSNQFLQELATEEAIEEYCSATWGVTFPMFEKVKVNGRHQHPLYAELTKTPDADGKAGKVKWNFEKFVITPDGAIHRFRPATEPDAPEIVGLIEASLPA
- a CDS encoding NUDIX domain-containing protein yields the protein MRIRSAAVAILDGRLLVVSRQKAGRHYLVLPGGGVEDGETLRAACRRELLEETGLRGEIGEFIDVPVDPHAPVAYFAVAVDSRAVSLGGPELDRMSPRNRYEPTWVPVEALGTIPLVPTSAVLAVETYLRRRR
- a CDS encoding carbohydrate ABC transporter permease, yielding MSTAASRPAPSAFSGRAADLLVAAFVLLIVVLQLVPFYVAITTSLKAKTDLSPQWSLPTTNLVWSNFVQAVTDGGILRAMGNSVLVAGVSTLFVCLLGAIAAYPLARRRSRFNSGILAVNVGLMMVPALSILVPLYSMLADMRALNTYWGVILVMIATNLPLAIFLYSSFMRSLPVSVEEAARIDGANLFQTLAYVVIPMLKPVTATVGIITGVGVWNEYALSGYILSTPETQTIAPAIASFFSIQSSNLPAATAASLIAVVPVVVAYLFLQKYFVRGLVGAEKG
- a CDS encoding PspC domain-containing protein; its protein translation is MSTLIRPRNGRMIAGVCAALANRFGWSVTTVRLLAVLSFLIPGSQLIVYAVLWIVIPSEV
- a CDS encoding ABC transporter substrate-binding protein, with translation MKSRSRSATAALTAGVTALMLSSCAGGASDSGKVTLEFQTAQAADSPLLAVLTEITEQFESENPGVDIDLKTGGNDYESQIKVRLAARNPPDIWATHGWSLLRYGQFLAPLQDEPWAEHFNPALAPVMKNDDGEFFALPVDTAVSGLIVNETVLERAGLSADDITDWDSFLAAAEAVAATGAVPLTLAGSKDGSAGNVVDWLAPGAFDEDQLASFEKGEFDADGYEKILAVLETFRSKGWINPDYSSATGDDMARSLAQDRAAFALSSNVLVTQALSYAPGARLAFVPVPAMNGTESYLIGGENTAFGAARDGDHLDEAKEYLAYLAQPENDAALAQATGSIPGLTNVEADLGVLQPSYEKWVEPGTVPLRPFFDRAYLPNGMWNTVVTTADSVIAGQSSPADSTKKVADDFATLYKEAE
- a CDS encoding carbohydrate ABC transporter permease → MTVRAVEQQTALGSRRTHRRASRFRGASINLLYLPALVLFAVFTVYPLISGVALSFTDWDGYSPQRAWVAAENYVRLLTDDTFRSVLGNTFIYGIGSTAIQQVIGLGLALALDRRLRGRNVARAIIYLPVLVSPIVMGTFYYLLFQYDNGALNDLVVALGGQRQAWLSTAAGGITTIVLVNSVQFVGTSMIIYLAGLQAIAPEYTEAAMLDGANAWQRFWSVTLPLLQPAFATSVILNLIGGLKLFDVIQVLTGGGPGTSTSSVSTLIGTTYFANQAAGYSAAMGVALFAIIAVLTVIANAALNRRRLEQQ